In one Pogona vitticeps strain Pit_001003342236 chromosome 14, PviZW2.1, whole genome shotgun sequence genomic region, the following are encoded:
- the FAM222A gene encoding protein FAM222A, whose product MLACLQRTQNPPSQHLACPSKSLEPRKCDAMAPTHSPRYPSPAELDAYAQKVANHPLTIKIFPTNVRVPQQKHLNRTVNGYDTTGPRFSPYPVHASSYQGLLAIVKATKSSSSSSSSSSGKGLVKSAEGKRTKTSPAAHAAVAPYPVTSTLAPGPSCAPQLSYHGSQKQTETPAPPNVTVAASVIPHAGRGLALPQANLPSIQNIIFQINQQCQAQSGQPLCPGVTMANPSPAKHASANSFAAMASVGAAVAYAGAVLPDCRKGAAAAAAELAVGANLSGGLVGPKPGLFPDSMEYLLWQQQQQQQQQQNHHHHHHHHLRMYSAGSGGGGAISKSPEVCSGLLRAYPLPGVADKVSSSPLNCLGAHGNFSVGPYFAPPWNSVLVTPNSDCFNPQELANGHRGELGVPPSDGLPSLPSKTLCNASILSSSLQSLEYLINDIHPPCIKEQMLGKGYETVSVPRLLDHQNAHIRLPVYR is encoded by the coding sequence gCGATGCCATGGCCCCCACGCATTCTCCCCGCTACCCCAGCCCGGCCGAACTGGACGCCTACGCCCAGAAAGTGGCCAACCACCCCCTCACCATCAAGATCTTCCCCACCAACGTCAGGGTCCCGCAGCAGAAGCACCTTAATCGGACGGTGAACGGGTACGACACGACGGGGCCGCGGTTCAGCCCCTACCCTGTGCACGCGAGCAGCTACCAGGGCCTGCTGGCCATCGTGAAGGCCACCAAGTCGTCGTCCtcctcgtcgtcctcctcctctgggAAAGGGCTAGTGAAGAGCGCAGAGGGCAAGCGGACTAAAACGTCCCCCGCCGCCCACGCGGCCGTGGCCCCCTATCCGGTGACGAGCACTTTAGCGCCCGGCCCTTCCTGCGCCCCTCAGCTGAGTTACCACGGCAGCCAGAAGCAGACGGAGACTCCGGCGCCCCCCAACGTCACGGTGGCCGCCTCGGTGATCCCGCACGCCGGCAGGGGCTTGGCCCTCCCCCAGGCCAACCTGCCCTCCATCCAGAACATCATCTTCCAGATCAACCAGCAGTGCCAGGCTCAGAGCGGGCAGCCCCTCTGCCCGGGGGTCACCATGGCCAACCCCAGCCCGGCCAAGCACGCCTCCGCCAACAGCTTCGCCGCCATGGCCTCGGTGGGGGCCGCCGTGGCCTACGCGGGGGCCGTGCTGCCCGACTGCCGGAAGggagcggcggcagcggcggccgaGCTGGCGGTGGGCGCCAACCTGAGCGGCGGGCTGGTGGGGCCGAAGCCGGGCCTCTTCCCGGACAGCATGGAGTACCTGCTatggcagcaacagcaacagcagcagcagcagcaaaaccaccatcatcaccatcatcaccacctccGGATGTACAGTGCAGGGAGCGGGGGCGGCGGGGCTATCAGCAAGTCACCGGAGGTGTGCTCGGGGCTCTTGCGCGCCTACCCCCTGCCGGGCGTGGCCGACAAGGTGAGCTCCTCGCCCTTGAACTGTTTGGGCGCCCATGGGAATTTCTCGGTGGGGCCGTACTTTGCGCCCCCTTGGAACAGCGTCCTGGTCACCCCCAACAGCGACTGCTTCAACCCCCAGGAGCTGGCCAACGGGCACCGGGGGGAGCTGGGGGTGCCCCCCTCGGACGGGCTGCCCAGCCTCCCCAGTAAGACCCTCTGCAACGCCTCGATCCTGAGCAGCAGCCTCCAGTCGCTCGAGTATCTCATCAACGACATCCACCCTCCGTGCATCAAGGAGCAGATGCTGGGGAAAGGCTACGAGACCGTCTCGGTCCCGCGCCTCTTGGACCACCAGAACGCGCACATCCGCCTCCCCGTCTACAGATAA